Genomic segment of Gloeocapsa sp. PCC 7428:
TTTGTGTTGGCAACGCACTCCGACCCGAAACAACGGCATTATCTCAATCTGTACAAATTAGGTGAAGGTCCGCTGTATAGCTTCTATACTCCTTACCACTTGTGTCACTTTGAAGTACCGCTATCGGTGGCGCGCGCGGTGTTGTTTGGCGATCGCGTCTTATCACCACTTGCCGGTCCTGTGGTTGAGGTGGTGACGACCGCCAAGATTGACCTCAAAGCAGGGGAAACACTTGACGGCATTGGTGAGTATATGACGTATGGTCAGTGTGAGAATGCAGACGTTGTCCAAGCACAGCGCCTGTTACCGATGGGCTTGGCGGAAGGCTGTCGCTTGAAGCGCGATTTACCTAAGGACGCGGTCTTGACGTATGATGATGTTGAATTGCCTCCAGGCCGTCTTTGTGACGAGTTGCGTGCCGAACAAGATGCCTTATTTGCTTCTCGTCTTCCTCTTGCTGTTGGTTAAAACTAATTTCTAGACTTTATGTTAAGAACATTGCACCCTAACAGTGTTCTTAACCCTCACACTTTTGCACGTTGGAAGGCTTGGAGAAACTTCTAGCAAAAGTAGATGTTGCCTGAAGGTAAAATTGAAGATTTTTGAAACCACGTTAGGTCGATTGACATAAATACAATCAGTTATTTATGAGTAGGTCAATCAAATTTGCGTTGAATAGAACCGATTACTATTTTGCATTTAAGTTCAAAAATAGACCAGACAACGAGGTTATTCCAAAATGCTTGATATCTACCACGATAGAAGATTTCTAGCTTTCCTAGTTGCGTTTTCTCGCATTTTACCCTTACTTTTGTAGAGCCAGAAAATGAGAAGCCTGTTATCCAAAGTACAAGCTAGTGGCATTATTACCGAACCTTTTCCTCACATTGTTGTTAAAGATGCTCTAGATGAAGATTTATGCGCCAAGTTAATGGCAGAATATCCATCGATTGATACCCTAAAACAAAGTAGGGATAATCTACTATCAACAACTTATAGCAACGTAAGATTTCATTATTTAGCAGAAGATGCCTTTAATGACGAACAAATAAGTTCAACGTGGAAAGAATTTATACGACTTCATACATCGACTCTATTTCTTCAGCAATTTATTGCTTTATTTAAAGAGCATATTTTCCAGTTTTATCCTAATTTTGAGCAAGACTACGGTTCCTTTGACTCGCTAACTTCTGGAGTTAGAAAAATTGACACATTTGAAACCTCAGATGTATTGTTGGATGCACTTATATGTGTAAACACTCCTGTAACTAATAGTCCAACTTCAGTAAGGGCGGCACATATTGATTTTGCTGATAAGTTATTCGCTGGCTTATTTTATCTGCGCGATACAAAAGATGATTCTACAGGAGGAGATTTAGAACTTTATAAATTCAAAAATGGTAAACCTCAGGGATTTAGAAGTAATGCCCTACCAGATTATGCTATTGAACTTTGTAAAACAATTAAGTATGAGCGTAATGTACTTGTACTGTTTTTAAATTCAATTAATGCAGTACATGGAGTCACAGTACGTTCAATAACAGATTATCCAAGATATTTTGTAAATCTTGTTGGAGAAGTTAACAAACCTTTGTTTGATAACTCAAAATACCAAGAGGCTAATCACATTAAGTATTGGAGAAAAATTAAAAGTTTTATCAGCACAGCTAGGTAGATTAATCGATAGAAAACTTTGGGATTAAAAACAAGAGTTAACTTACGAGCAGGGAGCAACAGTATGCAATGTATTGACAATAAAGCTTATGTTTTACAAGTTGTAGAACTGCTCAAGCTAGAAGCAGAAGCAATTACTAAAGCCGCAAATCGTCTCCAGTCAGAACAAGTCGAAAAGGCGGTTGAAATATTAGCAAATTGTCGAGGGAAAGTGGTGCTGGCTGGCGTTGGCAAGTCAGGAATTGTTGCACGTAAAATTGCTGCAACTTTAACAAGTACAGGAACGCTAGCTGTTTATTTGCATCCTGCTGATGCGCTACATGGTGATTTGGGAATCGTCACATCAGATGATGTTGCCATGGTTTTAAGTAATAGTGGTGAAACAGATGAACTTGTCGTTATGTTACCGCACCTAAAAGCTCGACAAGTGCCTATTATTGCTTTAGTTGGCAATCTGCGCTCTACTTTAGCTCGTAATGCTGATGTCGTGATGGATGCTGCGGTAGACAAAGAAGCGTGTCCCTTCAATCTTGCGCCGACGACGAGTACAACAGTTGCTTTGTCGATTGGCGATGCGCTAGCGATGACTTTAATGCAAGTTAAAGGATTAACACCCGAAGGTTTTGCGTTGAATCATCCAGCAGGGCGTTTAGGAAAGCGCTTGACCTTGCGAGTGCGAGACTTAATGCACACTGGGGTAGAAAATCCCACTGTGTCGCCACAAGCTTCTTGGATTGAAGTATTAACCACAATTAGTAAAGGAGGCTTGGGTGCTGTCAATGTAGTTGACGAGTTAGGTCATTTGCTAGGGATTATTACAGATGGAGATTTGCGGCGCTTGCTGCAAAAATCCCAACATCAGGATTTGGCATCATTAACCGCGATCGCAATCATGAGTGCAAATCCTGTTGTCGTTTCCCCCGAATTACTCGCGTTTCATGCGCTGGAATTGATGGAAAATCGACCATCACAAATCTCAATGCTACCTGTTGTTGATGCGCAACAGCACTGTATCGGTTTGATTCGCCTGCACGATATTGTGCGGTGCGGAATTTAATGGTTCGCAAAAAATAAGGGCAAGATATTACCTTGCCCATCATACACGCCTGTCATGTCCTCAGCAGAGCGCATTACTATTTACAAATCACATCAAGCACAAAAAACTATGCGACGTCCTCTAATAAGCACTTTGCTGGTAGTGGGCAGTAGTAGTATGCTGTTCGTGCTACCACCATCTGTTACCTACGCACAATCTCCGGTAGTTTCTTCAGAAACTTACGCAGCGAACTTGAAAGCATCCAGAGAAACTCGTGTTGGAATTGCTGGTGATAAGTTTACAATCAACGGTCAGCCAACTTTTCTACTAGGCGTAAGCTACTTTGATGCGGCTCACTGGCGAGTATCCGATTTGGATCGATTAGCAGAACTTAATTTCAACTTAATTCGTATCTTCTTAGATTGGCAAAATCGCGGTTTTTTTGATAACGAAGGCAATTTAACCAAGTCAGAAGAACTTCTAGCGCTGGTACGTGCTGCTAATGACAGAGGTATTGTTGTTGATGTCACCATTACAGGATACAGCGAAGTTCCGCGAGATAAGGCAGTTCAAGCTGCTGTACGAACATTGCGCAATGAACCAAATGCGATCTTTGACTTGCAAAATGAATATAATCTTGGCAGAGAAGCCGCACTTTCGCCATCAGAGATTCGCCAACTTTACTTCATTGCCAAAGCTGAGAACGCCCGCGCTATTATTTTTGCTTCTAACTATGCTGCGTGGATGCGAGGTAACACGCTTAACCCTGGAAGATTGACGCAGGAGGTTAAAACCGGTGTTGATCTCGTTGCGCCGCACTTTACGCGAAATCCGAGATGGTATAGCGACACCGGTACTCGTGTTGCTCAAACTAAGGAACATCTACGCAGCATGAATCGCAATATTCCTGTTTATGTCCAAGAAGAGCATCGTAATGGTTGGCGCGGTGGAGAATTTACCAAAGAGCAGTTTCTTCAAGCTGCACAGGAAGCAAAAGCGCATGGTGCTGCTGGATGGGTATTTCACACCGATGCGGGATTTTCGTTAATCGATCAAGAATTTTTTGCTGAGTTAGATGCTACGGAACGTCAGGTAATTCAAAAACTAGGTGCTGCGGTCTTCTCTGACGCAACTGCGTATAATACGCCTGGCGACTAAAGTCGCGGCTAGACAAACAAAATATGTCTACGCAGACTAACAAAAAAGTAGCTGTGGTTTTGATTTCTAAGCTTTTTTCCCATAATACATTACTATTTTGGAGTCATCATGAAAATCTTGGCTGTTATTCCTGCACGTTACGACTCACAACGCTTTCCTGGTAAACCTTTAGTGATGATTGAAGATCGTCCGATGGTGCAGTGGGTTTATGAAGCAGCTAAGAGTTGTCCTGCATTTAGTAAAGTTGTCGTCGCAACTGACAGCGATTTGGTAGCAGAATGCGTACAAAAATTTGGCGGTGCGGTAGAAATGACAAGCAGCGCACATCAAACAGGTACAGATCGCGTTGCAGAAGTTGCGCAAAGATATCCACAGATGCAAGCGATCGCTAATGTTCAAGGAGATCAACCTTTTGTAACGGCTGAAATGCTCATGCAATTAGTTGCGCCTTATCTTGAAGGTCAAGCACCAGATATGACAACGTTAGCTTGCCCATTAGAACACGAAGCAGATTATCTTAACCCAAATGCCGTGAAAGTGCTATGCGATCGCAACGGTCGCGCGCTATACTTTTCGCGTTCTCCGATTCCCTACTTTCGCAATCAAGGTTTGGCTCCAGTTTTTCACCACCTTGGACTGTATGCCTTTAGACGCGACTTTCTTGCGGACTATGCTCAACTAACACCGACACCGCTAGAACACTGTGAAGGGCTAGAACAATTGCGCGTTCTAGAACACGGATACTCAATTATTGTTTGCCAAACACAAAAAGCTGTACTTGAGATTAATACTCCTGGAGATTTGCTGCAAGCAAAATCCTTATTTGCCAAAAGCACCGTTTGATCGTCTTTCCATTATTTAACCTTCATCATGGCATCCTCCTCAACACAAGATATTTGGACTCGCCTTTTCAAACGGCAGACGCACGACGACCTACAAAGTATTGGTTTAAGTCTCTGGTCGCGCTTTTGGATGAAGTTTGCTTGGTCGGGCTATTTCGGGCGTTTTGCTACTCGCTTAGCTAGTTGGACTGCTCCACCTTACAGACAACGCCGTCGTTTGGCGCGTTACCATCGCAAAGGTTACATCTCGCCTAGTGCTAGTATTTGCCATCACAATGTGCAACTAGGTACTAATGTTTTCATTGGCGATCGCGTCACGATCTATCAAGATGATCGTACTGGTTCGGTGAAGATAGGCGATCGCGTCCGCATTCATCAAGATGTTTGTATTGAAACTGGCGCTGGTGGTAGCGTTGCGATCGGAGCAGATACAGGTATTCAACCTCGATGTCAGTTCTCCGCGTACAAAGCGCCAATTCACATTGGTCGTGGGGTCATGATTGCACCAAACTGCGCTTTTTATCCCTACGATCATGGCATTGCACCTCATGAACCAATTAAAAATCAACCCTTACAAACAAAAGGAGGCATCACAATTGATGATGATGCGTGGTTAGGCTATGGAGTCATCGTTTTAGATGGAGTCCGGATCGGGAAAGGAGCCGTAGTCGGTGCAGGTGCGGTTGTCACTAAAGATATTCCCGATGGTGCGATCGCCGTCGGCTCGCCCGCGCGTGTTATTAATATGCGCAGCACCCTCGTTAAGAACAATATTTCATAAACTCTAGTCTACTTCTAAGTTTGTTTTGGCGAAGATAATAACAGTTGTCTTTTCAAAAGACTAATAATAGACAGCTTACTCACAATTGCTATTCCAACCTTCAATCGCGCACACTTATTAGAGCAACAGTTATCCTGGCTAGCTAACTGTCTCAATAGCTTTGAACCTGAGTGCGCAATTATTATCTCAGATAACTTTTCGACTGATACAACTTTAGAAGTCATCCAAAAGTGGCAGCCTATTTTTGCTTCTACTCAGCTACATATCAATATATTCTCAGTGTAGTTAAATTATGCTTTCAACTCAAACTACAGAAACCTTACACGCGAGTCATTATTCTCATATTGATAATTCTAGTAATAAAGCATTACCACCAATTTATTTTTATATTGCGCAAGAGCATTGGCCAGAGAATTTTTCATCCGACAATATTGAACCACAATGGATCGATCAGCATTGGCAGCTTTTCAACCCAGGTATATTTGCTTGTACTTTGCAAACTTATCTGCGCTTGAAAGCCGATGGATTTCCTTGTCAACTCACTGGAACTATGCCCACCGAAGGGATTGTTATCGCATATCACAAATCCGTTTTTTGGCAAAAGTGGAAACCTGATTCTAAAGTCATGTTGGTGTGTATTGTTGCTGACCGATCGCGGCGACACCCTTGGGCGCATTTTCATGTTGTTCTCAATCCTCAAGAATTACTTTCTCAAGACGGTTACTCAATTAAGAACACCTACTATATTCCGCATTGGGCACCTCAACCTGGTTTAATTCGGCGCGATCCCGCACGTGGCGATCGCTTTGAAAATATCACCTTCTTCGGTCGCGAACAAAATTTAGCACCTGAACTCAAGCACCCGTCTTGGGCTGAACAGTTGCAAGCTTTGGGTTTGCGTTGGCAAATTGCCGGCGAAGAATCCTGGAACGACTATAGCAATGTTGATGCAATTGTTGCGGTGCGCAGCTTTGATAATCAAGACCATACGGTCAGACCCGCTTTAAAGTTATACAATGCTTGGCACGCTGGCGTACCAGCAATTCTTGGTCGTGAATCTGCTTTTCAAGCCGAGCGCAGAAACGAGTTAGACTACTTAGAGGCAACATCACCAAATCAGGTGTTAGCGATGCTCCAGCGCCTCCGAGATGATGTCGCCTTTCGTCGCGCTATGGTTGATAATGGTCACTTACGGGCTAGAGAAACGCAACATTACATCCTTTTAAATAGCTGGCGTTGCTTTTTGATGGGTACAGTAGTTCCCGCTTACAAACATTGGTGTGATGCCCCATCCATAGCACAACAAGCATTTCAAGTTAAAGGTAGGCTGACCCATTCTTTAGAACGCGTCACCCGCCGAATGCTAAAGCTAAAGTTAACATAGTCTTTAACCCAAGCGGCTTATAAACTTACTTTATCTCAACATCTTGAAGTTGGTGTTTCTAACTTGATGCTTCAGGAAATAATACACAATCGCTACTCAAGACTAATTCTAATTCGAGTTTATGCTGCTATCTACTGATTAAGAATACCCAAAAGTTATCCATCCTCTAACAATTTAAAAATCAATACTAGCAGCTAAATTAAGACGACAATTACTCTAAACTAGATACAATATTTTCGGCGGTCGTAGCATATATTCATATTCCATTCTGCTCGATATCCATTGCTAAAACAATATGGGTATCAATATCAAATACTTAGATTAAGGAGAGCTAAAAATATGAAAAAAATACTACTAGCTACCGATCGCAAATTCTGGCATCAAGAGCAAGGTTCAGCAAAACGAATTTCTGACTTGTATGAGTATCTAGTTCGAAAAAAGTTTGATGTTTATATCTTTTTCATTGGAAAAATAACACCCACAGAAATCGATTCGATTAAACTTGCTTACAACGGCGAGTTCAAGATCTTTAATAAAGGTTCTGGTTTTTTGAGCATTGATTGCGATATCAATGCTAGATTTGCTGCTTTGAAAAAAGCAGAGCTTTGGCTGAAAAAGAAGGCAAGACCTTTAAAAAAGTTATTACTTAGTCACTCTTCACAGGTTCAAATTAAACAAGATAAGCTAATAAATATGACTGATTTTTTCAGTCAAGAACATCAAGATTATTTTCGTACTATATGCCGAGAACTAAATCCTGAGGTAGTTATTGTTGAGTATCTCAGAATAGCTTATTTAGTTCGAGACTTTGATAAAGTTGGCATAGAAGCGTTAACTTTGATAGATACGCATGATGTAGCACATCAAAGATATCAAAGATTTCAAGCGAATGGCGAACAAGAAATAAAAATTACGGAAGACCAGGAAAAACAACTTTTAAGTATATTTGATGTTATTATCGCAATTCAGAGTAAAGATAAAGAAACTTTTCAGAAAATGCTACCTGAACATCATGTAATTCAGGTAAGCTATGCCTGTGAGCCTAAGAAATATGAATATTTAAATAGTTCACCTATTAATATTACTTATGTTGCAGGTCCTAATTCTTCTAATAAACGCGCGATCGCGGACTTCCTTCATAAAGTTTGGTGTAAACTTGTAACAAAATTTGAACAAAAAATACAATTGAATATTGTAGGCAAAATTTGCGAAGAATTAACTGATGTTAAAATACCTGCTAATGTTAAACTAACTGGATGGATTGACGAGTTAGAAACTGTATATCAAGAAGCAGATATTATCATCAATCCGGTGTATTTTGGAACAGGGCTTAAAATAAAAAACGTTGAAGCTTTAAGCTACAGTAAACCTTTAGTGACTACTACAATTGGTGCTGAAGGGCTAGAACACGGAATCAACAAAGCTTTCTTAGTAAGCGATCGTCCTAAAGAGACGTTTGAGCAGTTATCTACATTAATTACGAATGAGAAACTAAGAAAAGAATTATCAGATAAAGCTTATGCTTTTGCTTGTCAAAACTTTACTGAACAGCAGGTGTATCAAGAACTTTATCAAGTATTAACGCAGCAAAATTCTAATTTATAGCTTTTCATAAGAGTGTCTTCACAAATGATTCAAACTCAAATTACAAATAATATTGCAATTGGTGACAACTGTCCTCTTGCCTTAATTGGCGGTCCTTGCGTGATTGAGTCTGGGGACTTTACGCTATTTATGGCAGAACAGATTGCAAAGGTGTGCGATCGCTTAGGAATTTCGTTCATTTTCAAATCTTCATTTGACAAAGCTAACCGTACCTCAATCAATTCTTTCCGAGGACAAAACTTAGAAACCGGACTGCAAATTTTGCAACGAGTTAAAGAAGAAGTTGGAGTTCCTGTCCTGACTGATATTCACGAAAGCTATCAAGCTGCACTTGTAGCCGAAGTTGTGGATGTTCTACAAATTCCTGCTTTTTTGTGTCGCCAAACCGATTTATTACTCGCCGCTGCTGCAACAGGTAAAGCTGTCAACGTCAAAAAAGGACAATTTTTAGGTCCTTGGGATATGAAAAACGTTGTTCGCAAGCTAGAGACAGGCGGAACCAAGCGTATCTTATTAACTGAACGCGGCACAAGTTTCGGCTACAACACCTTAGTCGTCGATTTTCGTTCATTACCGCAAATGCGCGAGTTTGGCTATCCTGTTGTTTTTGATGCAACGCACAGCGTCCAAATGCCAGGGGGACAAGGTGACAAATCAGGAGGACAGCGCCAGTTTGTCCCCTACTTAGCCCGCGCGGCTGCTGCGATTGGGATCGATGCCTTATTCATGGAAGTTCACGAGAATCCTGACATTGCACCTAGCGATGGTCCCAATATGATCCCCCTAGCACAACTAGAATCAGTTCTTAAACAAGTTCTTAACGTGCGTAATAGTTTGCAAGCTGTCCCCACAACCGTGTAATGACTATGACAGTTACTACCTCAGAACTGCGATCGCGGTTATCACAAGTTAAACTTTTAGCACTTGATGTCGATGGCGTACTCACTGATGGCGGACTTTACTACACCGAAACAGGAGAGGTTCTCCGAAAATTCAATATTAAAGATGGTCAAGGAATTAAGCTATTAAAGCAAGCTGGTGTAGAACTTGCCATTATTACCGCTAAATCTGCATTGTCAACACTCAATCGCGCTCAAGATCTAGGTATTACATATACCTTCTTAGGAGTAGAAGACAAGCTTTCGCAGTTAAAAACTCTTTGTCAAAAGTTAGATATCTCACTAGCGCAAGTAGCATACATTGGCGACGATTATAACGATCTTGAAGTTCTACAAGCTGTAGGTTGTCCGATGACAGTCGCGGATGCAATGGCTGCTAATCAAAGTATGGCAATTTACATCACTAAACTACCTGGAGGACACGGGGCGGTTAGAGAAGTTTGCGAGATGCTAATTGCTAGTTGTTAATAGTTTTGTAAGCCAATCAATATGTCACAAACAAAAACAATCAAGCGCTTGGTAGCTTGCTTTGGGAGTATTCAGCTAGTTACAGCTTTATCTGTTCTCAGCTATAGAGCCAAAGAACAGCAAGAATTAAACTGTAGCTATGAAGATTATCTTGTCATCACGCCTTTATTTGCACCTCAAGGACAAAATGAGGAGTTTGCTGCTTTTATTAAAAAGATGGCTAACTCCATCTACTCATGGAAAAAAATTGTTTATCTTTCAATGGAACAAACCAAGTTCCTCACGGACAAAATTAATTCCTCTAATTTATCGGAAGTTGCCAAATTAGTCTACAAACTTTTAGACCTTGAAACTCCTGACGAAATCTATCTTTCCAGAACCTGGAATTTAGAAAATCAACTTTTGATGAATGTTTATGAATCTGCTGAAAAAATCTGTTACGGAGACGGTATCGGAATCTACTTTTCTTATACAGCTTTCTTACCACAAAATACATCACAAGAAGCTACGCTCACTTTAAGTAGTCTATATAAATCCTTTAAAAAACAAATTAAAGGCGTTCTTCCTAAAAAGAGAAAGTTTCGTCAACAAGAGTTTGATATTGGTTATTTTTCATTACCGTATGCTTTTGGTGAAATTCCACCTATGGAAACAGTTGTTTTGGATAGGTCAGTCTACTTAAAAACTTTTCAGAACCTTAGAAAAGGATTAGATAACTTAATTGATGCTAATTACATCAACAAGTTAAAAGCAACTATTCACAATCATCCTGTATCAATTTTGCTATCTTCCAACTTTTCTGAAGCAAGTAGAATGCCTTTAGAACAAGAAATTGAAGCGTACAGAAAATTTATTATATCTCAAAAGATACCAGAAGATTCAATTCTTTTAATTAAACCGCATCCTAGAGACTCAAAACAGAAAATACTACAATTAAAGTCTAATTTGAGCGATCTTTACACAAAGATTGTTCTGCTCAATGAGGACTTTTTATTTTACCTTCCGTTTGAGGTTTTGTTTATGGAGCTATTCTTAAATGCTGAATTAGCCCAATTACAGAAACCTAAAATATTTACTTTTAGTTCAGCCTGCTTAACACTTGAGTTTCTCTTTGATACTGAGTGCATTGTAGGGTTTGGAAGCGAGATTGTTGAGAAATACTTTTATCCAGAGCATATTGAAGGCAGAATTAAACACGAAGTTGATTTGCAATCGACGATTAACGAAGTTAGAGGGTTAGTTGCTGCATAAGAGAATGCCAACAATCCTGAACATTAATCTCATCTGCAAATTTACCAAGTTATTCAAGTTGATAATCAGTTCTTAACCGACTTGGTAAACCACTAAATTAAGTGACAAATCATCATGATCGTAGACGCATTAACCGTACCTGACAATACAATCATCGAAAAAGATATTTGTATCGTTGGCGCAGGAGCCGCAGGCATTACAATCGCACGAGAATTATGTAACCAACCTTATGAAGTGTGTCTTTTAGAAAGTGGAGGATTCGACTATGAAGACATGACACAATCGCTCGCCACTGGTGAAAATACTGGCATTCCGTATTTTCCTATAAAGGAAACTTGCGCGCGTCAATTCGGTGGATCTACTAACCTCTGGGGTGGCTGGAGTAGACCACTCGATGAAATTGATTTTGTTCATCGACCGTGGATGCCTTACAGTGGTTGGCCATTTACAAAAGCCGAGTTAGAACCGTATTATGCTCGTGCGCAAAAGTTCTGCGGGCTAGGAGAGTACGAATATGACTTTGCTTACTGGGAAAAACTCCTAGGCCAGATGGATCGCGAGCAGTTACCGTTTGCTGGCGAAGATATCCTAACGTATCTATGGCAAATTATTCCGCCG
This window contains:
- a CDS encoding DapH/DapD/GlmU-related protein; the encoded protein is MASSSTQDIWTRLFKRQTHDDLQSIGLSLWSRFWMKFAWSGYFGRFATRLASWTAPPYRQRRRLARYHRKGYISPSASICHHNVQLGTNVFIGDRVTIYQDDRTGSVKIGDRVRIHQDVCIETGAGGSVAIGADTGIQPRCQFSAYKAPIHIGRGVMIAPNCAFYPYDHGIAPHEPIKNQPLQTKGGITIDDDAWLGYGVIVLDGVRIGKGAVVGAGAVVTKDIPDGAIAVGSPARVINMRSTLVKNNIS
- a CDS encoding HAD family hydrolase — encoded protein: MTVTTSELRSRLSQVKLLALDVDGVLTDGGLYYTETGEVLRKFNIKDGQGIKLLKQAGVELAIITAKSALSTLNRAQDLGITYTFLGVEDKLSQLKTLCQKLDISLAQVAYIGDDYNDLEVLQAVGCPMTVADAMAANQSMAIYITKLPGGHGAVREVCEMLIASC
- a CDS encoding glycosyltransferase family 4 protein translates to MKKILLATDRKFWHQEQGSAKRISDLYEYLVRKKFDVYIFFIGKITPTEIDSIKLAYNGEFKIFNKGSGFLSIDCDINARFAALKKAELWLKKKARPLKKLLLSHSSQVQIKQDKLINMTDFFSQEHQDYFRTICRELNPEVVIVEYLRIAYLVRDFDKVGIEALTLIDTHDVAHQRYQRFQANGEQEIKITEDQEKQLLSIFDVIIAIQSKDKETFQKMLPEHHVIQVSYACEPKKYEYLNSSPINITYVAGPNSSNKRAIADFLHKVWCKLVTKFEQKIQLNIVGKICEELTDVKIPANVKLTGWIDELETVYQEADIIINPVYFGTGLKIKNVEALSYSKPLVTTTIGAEGLEHGINKAFLVSDRPKETFEQLSTLITNEKLRKELSDKAYAFACQNFTEQQVYQELYQVLTQQNSNL
- a CDS encoding glycosyltransferase, coding for MPTFNRAHLLEQQLSWLANCLNSFEPECAIIISDNFSTDTTLEVIQKWQPIFASTQLHINIFSV
- a CDS encoding SIS domain-containing protein, translated to MQCIDNKAYVLQVVELLKLEAEAITKAANRLQSEQVEKAVEILANCRGKVVLAGVGKSGIVARKIAATLTSTGTLAVYLHPADALHGDLGIVTSDDVAMVLSNSGETDELVVMLPHLKARQVPIIALVGNLRSTLARNADVVMDAAVDKEACPFNLAPTTSTTVALSIGDALAMTLMQVKGLTPEGFALNHPAGRLGKRLTLRVRDLMHTGVENPTVSPQASWIEVLTTISKGGLGAVNVVDELGHLLGIITDGDLRRLLQKSQHQDLASLTAIAIMSANPVVVSPELLAFHALELMENRPSQISMLPVVDAQQHCIGLIRLHDIVRCGI
- a CDS encoding 2OG-Fe(II) oxygenase; the protein is MRSLLSKVQASGIITEPFPHIVVKDALDEDLCAKLMAEYPSIDTLKQSRDNLLSTTYSNVRFHYLAEDAFNDEQISSTWKEFIRLHTSTLFLQQFIALFKEHIFQFYPNFEQDYGSFDSLTSGVRKIDTFETSDVLLDALICVNTPVTNSPTSVRAAHIDFADKLFAGLFYLRDTKDDSTGGDLELYKFKNGKPQGFRSNALPDYAIELCKTIKYERNVLVLFLNSINAVHGVTVRSITDYPRYFVNLVGEVNKPLFDNSKYQEANHIKYWRKIKSFISTAR
- a CDS encoding polysialyltransferase family glycosyltransferase is translated as MSQTKTIKRLVACFGSIQLVTALSVLSYRAKEQQELNCSYEDYLVITPLFAPQGQNEEFAAFIKKMANSIYSWKKIVYLSMEQTKFLTDKINSSNLSEVAKLVYKLLDLETPDEIYLSRTWNLENQLLMNVYESAEKICYGDGIGIYFSYTAFLPQNTSQEATLTLSSLYKSFKKQIKGVLPKKRKFRQQEFDIGYFSLPYAFGEIPPMETVVLDRSVYLKTFQNLRKGLDNLIDANYINKLKATIHNHPVSILLSSNFSEASRMPLEQEIEAYRKFIISQKIPEDSILLIKPHPRDSKQKILQLKSNLSDLYTKIVLLNEDFLFYLPFEVLFMELFLNAELAQLQKPKIFTFSSACLTLEFLFDTECIVGFGSEIVEKYFYPEHIEGRIKHEVDLQSTINEVRGLVAA
- the kdsA gene encoding 3-deoxy-8-phosphooctulonate synthase — translated: MIQTQITNNIAIGDNCPLALIGGPCVIESGDFTLFMAEQIAKVCDRLGISFIFKSSFDKANRTSINSFRGQNLETGLQILQRVKEEVGVPVLTDIHESYQAALVAEVVDVLQIPAFLCRQTDLLLAAAATGKAVNVKKGQFLGPWDMKNVVRKLETGGTKRILLTERGTSFGYNTLVVDFRSLPQMREFGYPVVFDATHSVQMPGGQGDKSGGQRQFVPYLARAAAAIGIDALFMEVHENPDIAPSDGPNMIPLAQLESVLKQVLNVRNSLQAVPTTV
- the kdsB gene encoding 3-deoxy-manno-octulosonate cytidylyltransferase, which encodes MKILAVIPARYDSQRFPGKPLVMIEDRPMVQWVYEAAKSCPAFSKVVVATDSDLVAECVQKFGGAVEMTSSAHQTGTDRVAEVAQRYPQMQAIANVQGDQPFVTAEMLMQLVAPYLEGQAPDMTTLACPLEHEADYLNPNAVKVLCDRNGRALYFSRSPIPYFRNQGLAPVFHHLGLYAFRRDFLADYAQLTPTPLEHCEGLEQLRVLEHGYSIIVCQTQKAVLEINTPGDLLQAKSLFAKSTV